One window of the uncultured Paludibaculum sp. genome contains the following:
- a CDS encoding AAA family ATPase gives MVSSAGTIGSTEWRIETPSLVIAAPAIVFAELGDAVVGEQRSGESDKRETGGVLFGRFSGDIVRIEAFRRVEHAESPGFRLSPDDMEEFGRVLSSTGPGTDLPDLEPVGWYRSEHRDMFYSEEDQALFKRFFPYPWQVSLIVRWATTEPVQLGVFTRDLNGRAKFRCTVAIEVPPVAGETDADEPPPVAETASEVQSHDPVDEAQAGDAASWTKLPVRSDPFPPRLDTDFVRISTQHRQAVAELYYGALKREGTLLLTGDPDVGRRQVLESLGDLFNQQQIEFAFLPEPPRTLGQFYEMVGYDLGFTGPAISATETLSKLTDLAIRQSSAQSMVALVLDEADLLPMEVMAEIARMDQLQHRRKKLLQIVLAGTSVLEARLVSPEIRDLQWLIAHRVRLHRMDELEVAEYVEGRLIRAGLAEERLIPEAQLAIIAAQSQGLPLEVHRRCAEFLRALPVRGPAQGSSQHLHGLLAELRNKAEGA, from the coding sequence ATGGTTAGTTCCGCTGGTACCATTGGTTCCACCGAATGGCGTATTGAGACCCCAAGTCTGGTGATTGCCGCTCCGGCCATCGTGTTTGCGGAATTGGGGGATGCCGTGGTGGGCGAACAACGGTCGGGCGAGAGCGACAAGAGAGAGACTGGGGGCGTCCTGTTCGGCCGGTTTTCGGGCGATATTGTGCGGATCGAAGCCTTCCGGAGAGTGGAACATGCCGAGAGCCCGGGCTTCCGGCTCTCTCCGGATGACATGGAAGAGTTTGGGCGGGTGCTGTCTTCCACCGGGCCAGGCACGGACCTTCCGGATCTGGAGCCCGTCGGATGGTATCGATCAGAACATCGGGACATGTTCTATTCCGAGGAAGACCAGGCGCTCTTCAAACGATTCTTTCCCTACCCGTGGCAAGTGTCGCTGATCGTGCGGTGGGCCACGACCGAGCCTGTGCAATTGGGCGTCTTCACGCGGGACCTGAATGGGCGGGCCAAGTTCCGGTGCACGGTTGCGATTGAGGTGCCGCCGGTGGCTGGCGAGACCGATGCAGATGAGCCACCGCCGGTGGCGGAGACAGCCAGCGAAGTGCAATCCCACGATCCCGTGGACGAAGCGCAGGCGGGCGATGCCGCGTCGTGGACGAAATTGCCGGTGCGGTCGGACCCTTTTCCGCCGCGCCTGGATACCGACTTCGTGCGGATCAGCACTCAGCATCGCCAGGCAGTGGCCGAGCTTTACTATGGCGCGCTGAAGCGCGAGGGGACGCTGCTGCTGACCGGTGATCCGGACGTGGGACGCCGGCAGGTGTTGGAAAGCCTGGGCGACCTGTTCAATCAGCAGCAGATCGAATTCGCATTTCTGCCGGAGCCGCCGAGGACGCTGGGCCAGTTCTATGAAATGGTGGGCTACGACCTGGGGTTCACAGGCCCGGCGATCTCCGCGACAGAGACTCTGTCAAAGCTCACGGATCTGGCGATCCGGCAGAGCTCCGCACAGAGCATGGTGGCGCTGGTGCTGGACGAGGCGGACCTGCTGCCGATGGAGGTGATGGCCGAGATTGCCCGCATGGACCAGTTGCAGCACCGGCGGAAGAAGCTGCTGCAGATTGTACTGGCGGGGACATCGGTGCTGGAGGCGCGGCTGGTGTCGCCCGAGATCCGGGACTTGCAGTGGCTCATCGCCCACCGAGTGCGGCTCCACCGGATGGACGAACTGGAGGTGGCCGAGTATGTGGAGGGCCGCCTCATCCGGGCCGGGCTGGCGGAAGAACGACTCATTCCCGAGGCGCAACTGGCCATAATTGCAGCGCAGTCGCAAGGGCTACCCTTGGAGGTCCACCGGCGCTGCGCGGAGTTTCTGCGGGCATTGCCGGTCCGCGGGCCGGCTCAGGGCTCGTCGCAGCACCTGCATGGCCTATTGGCGGAGTTGCGAAACAAAGCGGAGGGGGCGTGA
- a CDS encoding class I SAM-dependent methyltransferase: protein MPAEPIHLSVTDAYDRWSRFYDTYDNPMVAAATRIVAQGLGGVQGASVFEFGCGTGRNLSALLAMGAARVTGCDLSIGMLEQARQRDARFELMQHDMTQPLPLESQSFDLALFCLSLEHVGDLEPPLREAGRLLKPSGRIAILEIHPFLSLSGVAAHFQDGSEEIRMPAYPHQFAAYCNTCARLGLRIEFCREWRPCDFQPPLTDKSFKRGSQSPLLLELQLRS, encoded by the coding sequence ATGCCCGCCGAACCCATTCATCTCTCTGTCACAGACGCCTACGATCGCTGGTCCCGCTTCTACGACACCTACGACAACCCCATGGTCGCCGCTGCCACGCGCATAGTGGCTCAAGGTTTGGGCGGCGTCCAAGGCGCATCCGTCTTCGAATTCGGATGTGGCACGGGCCGCAACTTATCCGCCCTGCTCGCAATGGGCGCCGCTCGGGTCACCGGTTGTGACCTCTCGATCGGCATGCTGGAGCAGGCCCGACAAAGAGATGCCCGATTCGAACTCATGCAGCACGACATGACGCAGCCGCTGCCTCTGGAGTCGCAATCCTTCGATCTCGCCCTCTTCTGCCTATCGCTCGAACACGTCGGCGACCTCGAACCACCGCTCCGTGAAGCCGGCCGCCTCTTGAAGCCTTCCGGCCGCATCGCCATTCTCGAGATCCATCCGTTCCTGTCACTCTCCGGCGTCGCTGCCCATTTTCAGGATGGATCCGAGGAGATCCGCATGCCGGCCTACCCACACCAGTTCGCTGCCTACTGCAACACGTGCGCCCGGCTCGGCTTGCGCATCGAATTCTGTCGCGAGTGGCGCCCCTGCGATTTTCAGCCGCCGTTGACGGACAAGTCCTTCAAACGCGGCTCGCAGTCGCCGCTCCTGCTGGAACTCCAACTGCGGAGCTAG
- a CDS encoding efflux RND transporter permease subunit — protein sequence MWIVRLALDRPYTFVVVAILILLLGGFSVAKMPTDIFPVIDIPVVSIIWTYQGLPTPEMEKRVTTFSEFVLALVNDVKSIESQTLNGVSVIKIYFHPQVRIDAAMAQVSAAVQGIRFRMPPGINPPWILRFGADTVPVIQLSLSSKTLSEAALYDYGIFRVRQQLSTVPGTLLPAPYGGKPRQIMVDIDQNRLLSKGLTSIDISNAINSQNLMLPSGTQKIGNRDYTVSLNGNPTSALEINNVPLKYVDGAMVYMRDVANVRDGYAVQTNVVRSNGEPAALLSIMKTGAVSTLDIVDEVKNRILPTSRAAAPKGLQINELFDQSFFVRASIQGVLKEGLIAACLTAAMILLFLGSWRSTVIIAISIPLSILSSIIILSAMGHTLNIMTLGGLALAIGILVDDATVEIENTHRNIAMGKPLRQAVLDGASQIAVPTFVSTLTICIVFVSVLFLTGPAKYLFTPMALAVVFAMASSYFLSRTLVPLMVNFLLAKEDHSTMHEGPLGRAHQGFNHIYEALRVRYEAALQWVLMRRRAAFYAMGGAVALAVMLIPFVGRDFFPSIDAAQIRMHIRGPAGLRVEETQNLFARVEHEVRRTIPADEVQLVLQNIGKSPDSFNLAFGDGAMIGTFDGEMSISLNPEHHGSAAQYIRKFRETLPKRFPGVTFYFQPADIVTQVLNFGLPAPVNVQFSGYDPNNYQLARQMAERMKGVPGAVDVHMHQVVDGPDIRIDVDRTRAAEFGLTHQDVSNNLFVSLASSSQVQPNFWLDPRMGMTYMVAAQTPQRDLQTINDLQNTPVYAGRNAAQPQLLSNLADLRRGVAPVNANHTNVQPVFDVYASVQDSDLGSVASGVEKLVSEFRGKLSPGSTIKVRGQVQSMNEAFTRLGLGLVFAAVMVYLLMVVNFQSWRDPFIIVTALPGAFVGVVVALYLTQSTFNVPSLMGAIMSIGVATANSILLVTFAKERLDEGETPLQAAIDAGSARLRPILMTACAMIIGMLPMALGLGEGGEQNAPLARALVGGLSMATVATLFFVPVMFTVLNRNQSTGEAQ from the coding sequence ATGTGGATCGTCAGACTTGCTCTCGACCGGCCGTACACCTTTGTTGTGGTGGCCATTCTGATCCTCCTGCTTGGAGGATTCTCCGTAGCGAAGATGCCAACCGACATCTTCCCGGTGATAGATATCCCGGTCGTGAGCATCATTTGGACCTATCAGGGGCTACCGACGCCCGAGATGGAGAAGCGTGTAACAACATTCAGTGAATTTGTTTTAGCACTGGTAAACGACGTCAAATCGATCGAGTCGCAAACGCTGAACGGCGTGAGCGTGATCAAGATCTACTTCCACCCGCAGGTGCGCATCGACGCGGCGATGGCACAGGTATCAGCGGCCGTGCAGGGCATTCGATTCCGCATGCCGCCGGGCATCAATCCGCCATGGATTCTGCGGTTCGGCGCGGACACGGTACCCGTGATCCAGTTGAGCCTTTCGTCGAAGACACTCTCGGAAGCGGCGCTGTACGACTACGGCATATTCCGAGTGCGCCAACAACTCTCGACGGTGCCGGGCACGCTGCTGCCGGCGCCCTATGGCGGCAAACCGCGCCAGATCATGGTGGACATCGATCAGAACAGATTGCTCTCGAAGGGCCTGACGTCGATCGATATTTCCAACGCGATCAATTCGCAGAACCTGATGCTGCCCAGCGGCACGCAGAAGATCGGCAACCGCGACTACACGGTGAGCCTGAACGGCAATCCGACGTCGGCCTTGGAGATCAACAACGTTCCGCTGAAGTACGTCGACGGCGCGATGGTCTACATGCGTGACGTGGCGAACGTACGGGACGGCTATGCGGTGCAGACGAATGTAGTGCGGTCGAACGGTGAGCCGGCAGCGCTGCTGAGCATCATGAAGACCGGCGCTGTTTCGACGCTCGACATCGTGGACGAAGTGAAGAACCGTATTCTGCCAACGAGCCGCGCGGCCGCACCCAAGGGACTGCAGATCAACGAGCTCTTCGACCAGTCGTTCTTTGTGCGCGCCTCGATTCAAGGCGTTCTCAAGGAAGGCCTGATTGCGGCGTGTCTGACAGCCGCGATGATCCTGCTGTTCCTGGGCAGTTGGCGCAGCACCGTGATCATCGCGATTTCGATTCCGTTGTCGATTCTCTCGTCGATCATCATTCTCAGCGCCATGGGGCACACGTTGAACATCATGACCCTGGGCGGCCTGGCACTGGCCATCGGCATCCTGGTGGACGACGCGACGGTGGAGATCGAGAACACCCATCGAAACATCGCGATGGGCAAGCCGTTGCGGCAGGCGGTGCTGGATGGCGCATCGCAGATCGCGGTACCAACCTTTGTATCGACACTGACGATCTGTATCGTATTTGTCTCGGTGCTGTTCCTGACGGGCCCCGCGAAGTACCTGTTCACACCGATGGCCCTGGCGGTTGTTTTCGCGATGGCCTCGTCTTACTTTCTGTCGCGGACGCTGGTGCCGCTGATGGTGAACTTCCTGCTCGCCAAGGAAGATCACAGCACGATGCACGAAGGCCCACTCGGCCGGGCTCACCAGGGTTTCAACCACATCTACGAAGCGTTGCGCGTCCGTTACGAGGCGGCTCTGCAGTGGGTACTGATGAGACGCCGAGCGGCGTTCTACGCGATGGGCGGAGCCGTGGCTTTGGCCGTGATGCTGATCCCGTTTGTAGGCCGTGACTTCTTCCCATCGATCGACGCAGCCCAGATCCGCATGCACATTCGCGGGCCGGCCGGGTTGCGGGTGGAAGAGACACAGAACCTGTTCGCACGGGTGGAGCATGAAGTGCGACGCACGATTCCAGCCGATGAGGTGCAACTCGTGCTGCAAAACATCGGCAAGTCGCCGGATTCCTTCAACCTGGCATTTGGCGACGGCGCGATGATCGGGACGTTTGACGGTGAGATGTCGATCTCGTTGAACCCTGAGCACCATGGGAGCGCGGCGCAATACATCAGAAAGTTCCGCGAGACGCTACCGAAACGTTTCCCTGGGGTTACGTTCTATTTCCAGCCGGCCGATATCGTCACGCAAGTGCTGAATTTCGGCCTGCCCGCTCCGGTGAACGTGCAGTTCTCGGGCTACGATCCGAATAACTACCAACTCGCCCGGCAGATGGCCGAGCGCATGAAGGGCGTGCCTGGCGCCGTGGACGTTCACATGCATCAGGTGGTGGACGGCCCGGATATCCGGATCGACGTGGACCGCACACGCGCGGCGGAGTTTGGGCTCACTCACCAGGACGTCTCGAACAACCTGTTTGTGTCGCTGGCTTCCAGCAGCCAGGTTCAACCGAACTTCTGGCTGGATCCGCGCATGGGCATGACCTATATGGTGGCCGCGCAGACGCCGCAGCGTGATCTGCAGACGATCAACGATCTGCAGAACACGCCGGTATACGCGGGCCGAAACGCGGCGCAACCGCAGTTGCTGAGCAATCTGGCCGACCTGCGGCGGGGCGTGGCGCCGGTCAACGCGAATCATACGAACGTCCAACCGGTGTTCGATGTCTACGCGAGCGTGCAGGACAGCGATCTGGGCTCGGTGGCCAGCGGTGTCGAGAAACTGGTGTCGGAGTTCCGCGGCAAGCTGTCACCAGGCAGCACCATCAAAGTGCGCGGCCAGGTGCAGAGCATGAATGAAGCGTTCACGCGCCTGGGGCTTGGCCTGGTGTTCGCAGCCGTCATGGTCTACCTGCTGATGGTGGTGAACTTCCAGAGTTGGCGCGATCCGTTCATCATCGTCACGGCGCTGCCGGGCGCGTTCGTGGGCGTCGTGGTCGCGCTGTACCTCACGCAGAGCACGTTCAATGTGCCGAGCTTGATGGGCGCAATCATGTCAATTGGTGTCGCAACGGCAAACAGCATCCTGCTGGTGACCTTTGCCAAAGAGCGGCTGGATGAGGGCGAGACACCGCTGCAGGCCGCCATCGACGCGGGCTCGGCGCGATTGCGACCCATCCTGATGACCGCGTGCGCCATGATCATCGGCATGCTGCCCATGGCGTTGGGTCTGGGAGAAGGCGGCGAACAGAATGCCCCACTAGCCCGGGCGCTGGTGGGCGGACTGTCGATGGCCACGGTAGCCACGCTGTTCTTTGTGCCCGTTATGTTCACGGTTTTAAATCGGAATCAATCCACGGGAGAGGCTCAATGA
- a CDS encoding metalloregulator ArsR/SmtB family transcription factor, translating into MRAGKEPVRDQIVLSEVMYALSDPVRLEIVAFLAERGEQPCSTCCTDMPKSSLSHHYKVLRETGVISTRVEGTRHYNSLRADDLNGRFPGLLASVVEAIHGQP; encoded by the coding sequence ATGAGAGCGGGTAAGGAGCCGGTCAGAGATCAAATCGTGCTCAGCGAGGTCATGTACGCCCTGAGCGATCCTGTACGGCTGGAGATCGTTGCGTTTCTGGCGGAGCGGGGCGAACAGCCCTGCAGCACGTGTTGCACCGACATGCCCAAATCAAGCCTGTCGCATCACTATAAGGTGTTGCGAGAAACCGGGGTCATCTCCACGCGCGTCGAAGGCACGCGCCACTACAACTCTTTACGGGCCGACGATTTGAACGGTCGATTCCCGGGGTTGCTGGCTTCGGTCGTCGAGGCGATCCACGGTCAGCCGTAA